In a genomic window of Labrys wisconsinensis:
- a CDS encoding IlvD/Edd family dehydratase — protein sequence MSQDDKPHGLRRGLTNYGDRGFSLYLRRSFASSMGYSRQMLERPIVGICHSASGFNNCHRHFPELIEAVKRGVLAAGALPVEFPTISLGEVFLEPTSLKFRNLMAMDVEEMVRAQPMDAVVLLGGCDKTVPAQLMGAASADLPAIQLVAGPMSTSRHRGERLGACTDCRRFWARYRAGEVDDEQIDAVEQRLASTSGTCAVMGTASTMASLAEALGMMPAGAAAIPAVDADRLRMAEETGRIAVSLIGSDRRPSRIMTAKAFENAVRVLLALGGSTNAVVHLAAIAGRLGHRLDLDAMNAMSETTPVLVDLKPTGSAYMEDLYAAGGIPAVLRELRPLLHLDCLTVTGETLGERIDAAPAWVDRAVVHAAVAPVRPTGGLVALFGNLAPRGAILKRAAADPALFEREGRAVVFTSLADLAARIDDPALDVTPEDFLVLQNAGPTSEAAMPEAGYLPIPAKLARAGVKDMVRISDARMSGTAYGTIVLHVAPDAASGGPLALVRDGDRIRLSVAERRLELLVDDEELAARREGLPPRARKPTRGYQRLYEEQILQADEGCDFGFLRGLKVEG from the coding sequence ATGAGCCAGGACGACAAGCCGCACGGCCTCAGGCGCGGCCTCACCAATTACGGCGACCGCGGCTTCAGCCTCTATCTCCGCCGCTCCTTCGCCAGCTCCATGGGCTATTCCAGGCAGATGCTGGAGCGGCCGATCGTCGGCATCTGCCATTCCGCCAGCGGCTTCAACAATTGCCACCGCCATTTCCCCGAGCTGATCGAGGCGGTGAAGCGCGGCGTGCTCGCCGCCGGCGCCCTGCCGGTGGAGTTCCCCACCATCTCGCTCGGCGAGGTCTTCCTCGAGCCGACCAGCCTGAAGTTCCGCAACCTGATGGCCATGGATGTGGAGGAGATGGTCCGCGCCCAGCCGATGGACGCGGTGGTGCTGCTCGGCGGCTGCGACAAGACCGTGCCGGCCCAGCTGATGGGCGCGGCCTCGGCCGACCTGCCGGCGATCCAGCTCGTCGCCGGGCCGATGTCGACCAGCCGCCACCGCGGCGAGCGGCTCGGCGCCTGCACGGACTGCCGGCGCTTCTGGGCGCGCTACCGCGCCGGCGAGGTGGACGACGAACAGATCGACGCGGTGGAGCAGCGCCTCGCCTCGACATCAGGCACCTGCGCCGTGATGGGCACGGCCAGCACCATGGCGAGCCTCGCCGAGGCGCTCGGCATGATGCCGGCCGGCGCCGCCGCCATCCCCGCCGTCGACGCCGACCGGCTGCGCATGGCGGAGGAGACGGGCCGCATCGCCGTGTCGCTGATCGGCTCGGACCGGCGCCCGAGCCGGATCATGACGGCCAAGGCCTTCGAGAACGCGGTGCGCGTGCTGCTGGCGCTCGGCGGCTCGACCAATGCCGTGGTGCATCTCGCCGCCATCGCCGGCCGGCTCGGCCACCGCCTCGACCTCGACGCGATGAACGCCATGAGCGAGACCACGCCGGTGCTGGTCGACCTCAAGCCCACCGGCAGCGCCTATATGGAGGACCTCTACGCCGCCGGCGGCATCCCCGCCGTGCTGCGCGAATTGCGCCCGCTGCTGCATCTCGACTGCCTGACCGTGACCGGCGAGACCCTCGGCGAGCGTATCGACGCCGCGCCCGCCTGGGTGGACCGCGCCGTGGTGCACGCAGCCGTCGCGCCGGTCCGGCCGACCGGCGGGCTCGTCGCCCTGTTCGGCAACCTCGCCCCGCGCGGCGCCATCCTGAAGCGCGCCGCCGCCGACCCCGCCTTGTTCGAGCGCGAGGGCCGCGCCGTGGTGTTCACCTCGCTCGCCGACCTCGCCGCCCGCATCGACGACCCCGCCCTCGACGTGACGCCCGAGGATTTCCTGGTGCTGCAGAATGCCGGGCCGACCAGCGAGGCCGCCATGCCCGAGGCCGGCTACCTCCCGATCCCCGCCAAGCTCGCCCGCGCCGGCGTCAAGGACATGGTGCGCATCTCCGATGCGCGCATGAGCGGCACCGCCTACGGCACCATCGTGCTGCACGTCGCCCCCGACGCCGCCTCCGGCGGCCCGCTCGCCCTGGTGCGCGACGGCGACCGCATCCGCCTCAGCGTGGCGGAGCGGCGGCTGGAACTGCTGGTCGACGATGAGGAGCTCGCCGCGCGGCGCGAGGGCCTGCCGCCCCGTGCGCGCAAGCCGACACGGGGGTATCAGCGGCTGTACGAGGAGCAGATTTTGCAGGCGGACGAGGGGTGCGACTTCGGGTTTCTGAGGGGGCTGAAGGTGGAGGGCTGA
- a CDS encoding NAD-dependent succinate-semialdehyde dehydrogenase encodes MYERFGLFIDGAWRPARDGATLAVIDPADEEVIGTIPRAGPADLDDALAALAAAAPRWRAVSGWERSAVLRRIAAELRARAEEAAGMMSRETGKPLAEARGELAAAVDQFDWYADEARRIFGHSLDGREPQVRLQVRYDPVGPVAAFTAWNFPALLPARKIAAALAAGCPIVVKPSEETPSSLYVIAEAARAAGLPPGVLNVVTGAPPDIARHLIASPVIRKVSLTGSLAVGQALMRLCADGMKKMTMELGGHAPVLVFADADPVAAGIACARAKFRNAGQVCIAPSRFYVHESLYEPFARAMAGTAAALRVGHGRDAGVEVGPMVNARGRERVARLVEDALGRGAELLAGGGPPPGFNRGFFYAPTVLGRVPEGAAVLQEEPFGPVAPILPFAGFDEVVARANALPYGLAGYVFSRSLETATRAAEALEVGMVGVNDMLLAAAEIPFGGIKASGMGREGGRLGILDYLEPKYVKLRLA; translated from the coding sequence ATGTACGAACGCTTCGGACTGTTCATCGACGGCGCCTGGCGCCCGGCGCGCGACGGCGCCACGCTGGCGGTGATCGACCCCGCGGACGAGGAGGTGATCGGCACCATCCCCCGGGCCGGGCCGGCCGATCTCGACGACGCGCTCGCGGCGCTGGCCGCGGCGGCGCCGCGCTGGCGCGCCGTCTCCGGCTGGGAGCGCTCGGCCGTGCTGCGCCGCATCGCGGCCGAGCTGCGCGCCCGCGCCGAGGAGGCGGCCGGCATGATGTCGCGCGAGACCGGCAAGCCGCTGGCCGAGGCCCGCGGCGAGCTCGCCGCCGCGGTCGACCAGTTCGACTGGTATGCCGACGAGGCCCGGCGCATCTTCGGCCACAGCCTCGACGGGCGCGAGCCGCAGGTGCGCCTGCAGGTGCGCTATGATCCCGTCGGCCCGGTCGCCGCCTTCACCGCCTGGAACTTCCCCGCCCTGCTGCCGGCGCGCAAGATTGCCGCGGCGCTCGCCGCCGGCTGCCCGATCGTGGTCAAGCCTTCGGAGGAGACGCCTTCCAGCCTCTACGTCATCGCCGAGGCGGCGCGGGCCGCGGGCCTGCCGCCCGGCGTGCTCAACGTGGTGACCGGCGCGCCGCCCGACATCGCGCGCCACCTCATCGCCTCGCCCGTCATCCGCAAGGTGTCGCTCACCGGCTCGCTCGCCGTCGGCCAGGCGCTGATGCGGCTGTGCGCCGACGGCATGAAGAAGATGACCATGGAGCTCGGCGGCCATGCGCCGGTGCTGGTCTTCGCCGATGCCGACCCGGTGGCGGCCGGCATCGCCTGCGCCCGCGCGAAATTCCGCAATGCCGGCCAGGTCTGCATCGCGCCGAGCCGCTTCTACGTGCACGAGAGCCTGTACGAGCCCTTCGCCCGGGCCATGGCCGGGACCGCGGCGGCCCTGCGCGTCGGCCACGGCCGCGACGCGGGCGTGGAGGTCGGCCCGATGGTCAATGCCCGCGGGCGCGAGCGCGTGGCCCGGCTGGTGGAGGATGCGCTCGGCCGCGGCGCCGAGCTCCTCGCCGGCGGCGGCCCGCCGCCCGGCTTCAACCGCGGCTTCTTCTATGCGCCGACCGTGCTCGGCCGCGTGCCCGAGGGCGCCGCGGTGCTGCAGGAGGAGCCGTTCGGACCGGTGGCGCCGATCCTGCCCTTCGCCGGCTTCGACGAGGTGGTGGCGCGCGCCAATGCCCTGCCCTATGGCCTTGCCGGCTACGTCTTCTCCCGCTCGCTGGAGACCGCCACCCGCGCCGCCGAGGCGCTGGAGGTCGGCATGGTCGGCGTCAACGACATGCTGCTGGCCGCGGCGGAAATCCCGTTCGGCGGCATCAAGGCGAGCGGCATGGGGCGCGAAGGCGGCCGGCTCGGCATCCTCGACTATCTCGAGCCGAAATATGTCAAGCTGCGCCTGGCGTAG
- a CDS encoding thiamine pyrophosphate-binding protein, producing the protein MQAREEEVRARARAIAAAGGLSAALAAGTVPGRVDVSVSEGVVLGLMRQGVTKVFGILGHGNTDVGEVLRIYAGEGALRFLQCRNEVAMAHAATALRWIYGETPAVVTSIGPGALQAFAGSLAAASNGIGVYHLYGDETTHGEGPNMQQVPGTRQGQFGRLTDVMGPSFTLHTPEALREAMRRGNDAVHRPHVAGPFYLCLPINVQPRRIEGLRLDALPERLAPPATAPSEAAPYRAASALALGHGRIVIKAGGGASSAPDAVRRLAERLGAAVVLSPKSTGVLPDAHPLNMHVGGSKGSISGNHAMEEASLLIAIGTRAVCQADCSGTGYPRAEAVININGDLAAAAHYNHTLMLPGDIGAVIERWLAELGPARPADAARTAAWREACAERKAAWRAFKAERCGAVTLPDAAWGRPVLTQPSAVAALARFADARGAIKIFDAGDVQANGFQIVEDDRPGRTITEAGASYMGFAASALLAAAAADRPAYMIAFSGDGSFMMNPQILVDAVLHGVRGMLVVFDNRRMGAISSLQHAQYGPDFATGDDVAVDYVALAAAVRGVKAVFGGWTPEAFEAALREAYAHDGLSVVHVPVYWGDDPLGGMGAYGRWNVGPWCAEVERLYADQTL; encoded by the coding sequence ATGCAGGCTCGAGAGGAGGAGGTGCGCGCCCGGGCACGCGCCATCGCCGCCGCCGGCGGACTGTCCGCGGCCCTCGCCGCCGGCACGGTGCCCGGGCGCGTCGACGTCAGCGTCTCCGAGGGCGTCGTGCTCGGGCTGATGCGCCAGGGCGTGACCAAGGTGTTCGGCATCCTCGGCCACGGCAACACCGATGTCGGCGAGGTGCTGCGCATCTATGCCGGCGAGGGGGCGCTGCGCTTCCTGCAATGCCGCAACGAGGTGGCGATGGCCCATGCCGCCACGGCGCTGCGCTGGATCTACGGCGAGACGCCGGCGGTGGTGACCTCGATCGGCCCCGGGGCGCTCCAGGCCTTCGCCGGCTCGCTCGCCGCCGCCTCCAACGGCATCGGCGTCTACCACCTCTACGGCGACGAGACGACCCATGGCGAGGGCCCCAACATGCAGCAGGTGCCGGGCACCCGCCAGGGCCAGTTCGGCCGGCTCACCGACGTCATGGGCCCGTCCTTCACCCTGCACACGCCGGAGGCGCTGCGGGAGGCGATGCGGCGCGGCAACGACGCCGTGCACCGCCCGCATGTCGCCGGTCCGTTCTATCTCTGCCTGCCGATCAACGTGCAGCCGCGCCGCATCGAAGGGCTGCGCCTCGACGCCCTGCCCGAGCGCCTCGCCCCGCCGGCGACGGCGCCGAGCGAGGCCGCGCCCTATCGCGCCGCCAGCGCCCTGGCGCTCGGCCACGGCCGCATCGTCATCAAGGCCGGCGGCGGGGCATCGTCCGCGCCCGACGCCGTCCGCCGCCTGGCCGAGCGGCTCGGCGCCGCGGTGGTGCTGTCGCCCAAGTCGACCGGCGTGCTGCCGGACGCCCACCCCCTCAACATGCATGTCGGCGGCAGCAAGGGCTCGATCAGCGGCAACCACGCCATGGAGGAGGCGAGCCTCCTCATCGCCATCGGCACCCGCGCGGTGTGCCAGGCGGACTGCTCGGGCACCGGCTATCCCAGGGCCGAGGCGGTCATCAACATCAACGGCGACCTCGCCGCCGCGGCGCACTACAACCACACCCTGATGCTGCCGGGCGACATCGGCGCGGTGATCGAGCGCTGGCTGGCGGAGCTCGGCCCGGCGCGCCCGGCCGACGCGGCGCGCACCGCCGCCTGGCGGGAGGCGTGCGCCGAGCGCAAGGCGGCCTGGCGGGCCTTCAAGGCCGAGCGCTGCGGCGCCGTCACCCTGCCCGACGCGGCCTGGGGCCGCCCGGTGCTGACCCAGCCGAGCGCCGTGGCGGCCCTCGCCCGCTTCGCCGATGCCCGCGGCGCCATCAAGATCTTCGACGCCGGCGACGTGCAGGCCAACGGCTTCCAGATCGTCGAGGACGACCGGCCCGGCCGGACCATCACCGAGGCCGGCGCCTCCTACATGGGCTTCGCCGCCAGCGCGCTGCTCGCCGCCGCCGCGGCGGACCGGCCCGCCTACATGATCGCCTTCTCCGGCGACGGCTCCTTCATGATGAACCCGCAGATCCTGGTCGACGCCGTGCTGCACGGCGTGCGCGGCATGCTGGTCGTCTTCGACAACCGGCGCATGGGCGCCATCTCCTCGCTGCAGCACGCCCAGTACGGGCCGGACTTCGCCACCGGCGACGACGTCGCGGTCGACTATGTCGCGCTCGCCGCCGCGGTGCGCGGCGTCAAGGCGGTGTTCGGCGGCTGGACGCCCGAGGCCTTCGAGGCGGCGCTGCGCGAGGCCTACGCCCATGACGGCCTCTCCGTCGTCCACGTGCCGGTCTATTGGGGCGACGACCCGCTCGGCGGCATGGGCGCCTATGGCCGCTGGAACGTCGGCCCCTGGTGCGCCGAGGTCGAGCGCCTCTACGCCGATCAGACACTGTGA
- a CDS encoding IclR family transcriptional regulator, translating into MEIRSVSKAIRLLETLGREPGAVGVSELARQVEMDKSSVSRMLRTLEQSGFVAQDPVTQRYTLGITLGILGHKALRRIDLRSSARPTLERLAERTGECSHMAILADGRAFYVDQAAPDRGVIVDAPIGTLAPLYCTALGKSLLAFQPLRIREAILAALAFEPFTRRTIRDRAALEGHLAQVRRNRVAYDDEEFSIGVRCIAAPVFRHDGTVAGAIGVSGPSPRVTDDRMKDWEVLVRDEAAALSRRLGFEDDKAAGAIVGAD; encoded by the coding sequence GTGGAAATCAGATCCGTCAGCAAGGCAATCCGGCTCCTGGAGACGCTGGGGCGCGAACCGGGCGCCGTCGGCGTCTCCGAGCTCGCGCGCCAGGTGGAGATGGACAAGAGCTCGGTGTCGCGCATGCTCCGCACGCTGGAGCAGTCCGGCTTCGTCGCGCAGGACCCGGTGACCCAGCGCTACACGCTGGGCATCACCCTCGGCATCCTCGGCCACAAGGCGCTCCGCCGGATCGACCTGCGCTCCAGCGCCCGCCCGACGCTCGAGCGCCTGGCCGAGCGCACCGGCGAGTGCTCGCACATGGCGATCCTGGCGGACGGCCGCGCCTTCTATGTCGACCAGGCCGCGCCGGACCGCGGCGTGATCGTCGATGCGCCGATCGGCACGCTGGCGCCGCTCTACTGCACCGCGCTCGGCAAGTCGCTGCTCGCCTTCCAGCCGCTGCGCATCCGCGAGGCGATCCTGGCCGCGCTCGCCTTCGAGCCGTTCACCCGGCGCACCATCCGCGACCGCGCGGCGCTGGAGGGCCATCTCGCCCAGGTGCGGCGCAACCGCGTCGCCTATGACGACGAGGAGTTCAGCATCGGCGTGCGCTGCATCGCCGCGCCGGTCTTCCGTCACGACGGCACGGTGGCCGGCGCGATCGGCGTCTCCGGCCCGAGCCCGCGCGTCACCGACGACCGCATGAAGGACTGGGAAGTGCTGGTGCGCGACGAGGCCGCGGCGCTGTCGCGGCGGCTCGGCTTCGAGGACGACAAGGCCGCGGGAGCGATCGTCGGCGCCGACTAG
- a CDS encoding ABC transporter substrate-binding protein has translation MSITLTRRMLLGAVGATALGFGAMISATSFAVAQSKAIGVSIPTLDNPFWVNAVAFAKHAAEDLGIKLVVVGAESREDKQLADVQSLIAGGANALVVTPQSTASAPGLIMLAKRAGLPIVIVDRYPGFPAENEQAPYVAFIGPNDVSAGRDIAQYLIAQGAKRIVGLGGLPGSSVAEGRQQGLNEAVKAAGGVELVQYVGAGESEDAGYQAMQNLLAAHASGQIDGVWCYNDALCLGAFRAIRQAGRDKEIKLGGMDLVPQALDLIQQGTNYVFSTGGHWLQLGFGVMIAYDALNGHKPLKTDIRLDLLGVNGKNFADFKKQFIDNPPPYEVKDYTLTDNPKATAQTFPLQTK, from the coding sequence ATGTCGATCACGCTGACGCGGCGCATGCTGCTTGGTGCCGTGGGTGCAACGGCGCTCGGTTTCGGGGCCATGATTTCCGCAACGTCGTTTGCCGTTGCGCAATCGAAGGCCATCGGCGTCTCGATTCCGACCCTCGACAACCCGTTCTGGGTCAATGCCGTCGCCTTCGCCAAGCATGCGGCGGAGGATCTGGGCATCAAGCTCGTCGTCGTCGGTGCGGAAAGCCGCGAGGACAAGCAGCTCGCCGACGTGCAGTCGCTGATCGCCGGCGGCGCCAATGCGCTGGTGGTCACGCCCCAGTCCACGGCGAGCGCGCCGGGCCTGATCATGCTGGCCAAGCGCGCCGGCCTGCCGATCGTCATCGTCGACCGCTATCCCGGCTTCCCGGCCGAGAACGAGCAGGCACCCTATGTCGCCTTCATCGGTCCCAACGACGTCTCGGCCGGGCGCGACATCGCGCAATATCTCATCGCCCAGGGCGCCAAGAGGATCGTCGGCCTCGGCGGCCTGCCGGGCTCGTCCGTCGCCGAGGGGCGCCAGCAGGGGCTGAACGAGGCGGTCAAGGCGGCGGGCGGCGTGGAGCTGGTGCAATATGTCGGCGCCGGCGAGTCCGAGGACGCCGGCTACCAGGCGATGCAGAACCTGCTCGCCGCGCACGCCTCCGGCCAGATCGATGGCGTGTGGTGCTACAACGACGCGCTCTGCCTCGGCGCCTTCCGCGCCATCCGCCAGGCCGGACGCGACAAGGAGATCAAGCTCGGCGGCATGGACCTCGTGCCCCAGGCGCTCGACCTGATCCAGCAGGGCACCAACTACGTCTTCTCCACCGGCGGCCACTGGCTGCAGCTCGGCTTCGGCGTGATGATCGCCTATGACGCCTTGAACGGCCACAAGCCGCTGAAGACCGACATCCGGCTCGACCTGCTCGGCGTCAACGGCAAGAACTTCGCCGATTTCAAGAAGCAGTTCATCGACAACCCGCCGCCCTATGAGGTCAAGGACTACACGCTGACCGACAACCCCAAGGCGACGGCGCAGACCTTCCCGCTCCAGACCAAATGA
- a CDS encoding ABC transporter permease, with the protein MLSQSAGEFLSRYIAYVALVVVVAVFGVLAPDRFLTTGNLGIVLQNCAVLCVVAIGITFIIIGGSIDLSVGSVMALSGAVAASCIGSLGAWAFLVAPLVGAGLGAVNGAVFVFGRIPSFVVTLGMLSVARGSTVIFTGGMPVPIPLTSDFYVYGTPPMPFAIAVGVAVVMGALLRFTTFGRYTFAIGGDEEKTRVLGVPVDGVKLAMFVVSGMLAGLGGGILTSQLGSGSPTVGTGFELMAISAVVIGGTPLTGGAGSVLGTVVGSLVITTLANGLIIMGVATNVQTVLTGIVLVGAVMISIRRGKLKIIK; encoded by the coding sequence ATGCTTTCCCAATCGGCAGGTGAGTTCCTGTCGCGATACATCGCCTATGTCGCGCTGGTCGTGGTCGTCGCCGTGTTCGGCGTCCTGGCGCCCGACCGCTTCCTGACCACGGGCAATCTCGGCATCGTGCTGCAGAACTGCGCGGTGCTGTGCGTCGTCGCCATCGGCATCACCTTCATCATCATCGGCGGCAGCATCGACCTCAGCGTCGGCTCGGTGATGGCGCTTTCCGGCGCCGTCGCCGCCAGCTGTATCGGCTCGCTCGGCGCCTGGGCCTTCCTGGTCGCCCCGCTGGTCGGCGCCGGGCTCGGGGCGGTCAATGGCGCCGTGTTCGTCTTCGGCCGCATCCCCTCCTTCGTCGTCACGCTCGGCATGCTGTCGGTCGCCCGCGGCTCGACCGTCATCTTCACCGGCGGCATGCCGGTGCCGATCCCCCTAACCAGCGACTTCTACGTCTACGGCACTCCGCCGATGCCCTTCGCCATCGCCGTCGGCGTCGCGGTGGTGATGGGCGCGCTGCTTCGATTCACCACCTTCGGGCGCTATACCTTCGCCATCGGGGGCGATGAGGAGAAGACGCGCGTGCTGGGCGTGCCCGTCGACGGCGTGAAGCTCGCCATGTTCGTCGTCTCCGGCATGCTGGCCGGCCTGGGCGGCGGCATCCTCACCTCCCAGCTCGGCTCGGGCAGCCCGACCGTCGGCACCGGCTTCGAGCTGATGGCCATCTCCGCCGTCGTCATCGGCGGCACGCCGCTCACCGGCGGCGCCGGCTCCGTCCTCGGCACGGTGGTCGGCAGCCTCGTCATCACCACGCTCGCCAACGGGCTGATCATCATGGGCGTCGCCACCAACGTCCAGACCGTGCTGACCGGCATCGTCCTGGTCGGCGCGGTGATGATTTCGATCCGCCGCGGCAAGCTGAAAATCATCAAGTAG
- a CDS encoding Gfo/Idh/MocA family protein, giving the protein MSKSEERPVRIGLVGAGAIMRLSHGPVITRSPDAELAAVFDRDLGRAEAIADEFGGRAFDDLEAMLDKGGVDAVVVATPNRFHGEGVIAAAAHGKHVLCEKPLALDIAESRRMVEACEAAGVVLQVGFNQRFWGQVQIAKALVDAGFIGKIHQMRSIYSEKSTAYPAATRYRYDLAQSGGATIIDLTIHRIDLARHLVGDFAGVFAELAHSEMAEAVDDNVWLLTRFAGGARGCLSGNRYSPNIGDGTDLYGTEGTIHIASETLNPFNAAPLAVYTEKSARDLPDVLREAHYPDAWWKGFDGGWITVKPPRRSPYEAQLKSFCDAIRAGRPADITGLDGLKAQEVVQAAYLSMRSGGWVDLPLAADAPFIVPTYA; this is encoded by the coding sequence ATGTCGAAGTCCGAGGAACGTCCCGTCCGCATCGGCCTCGTCGGGGCCGGCGCGATCATGCGCCTCAGCCACGGGCCGGTCATCACCCGCTCGCCCGATGCCGAGCTCGCCGCGGTGTTCGACCGCGACCTCGGGCGGGCTGAGGCCATCGCCGACGAATTCGGCGGCAGGGCCTTCGACGACCTCGAGGCCATGCTCGACAAGGGCGGCGTCGACGCCGTTGTCGTGGCGACGCCCAACCGCTTCCACGGCGAGGGCGTCATCGCCGCTGCGGCGCATGGCAAGCACGTGCTCTGCGAGAAGCCGCTCGCCCTCGACATCGCCGAGAGCCGCCGCATGGTCGAAGCCTGCGAGGCCGCCGGCGTCGTGCTGCAGGTCGGCTTCAACCAGCGCTTCTGGGGCCAGGTGCAGATCGCCAAGGCGCTGGTCGATGCCGGCTTCATCGGCAAGATCCACCAGATGCGCTCGATCTATTCGGAGAAGTCGACGGCCTATCCGGCGGCGACGCGCTACCGCTACGACCTCGCCCAGTCCGGCGGGGCCACCATCATCGACCTCACCATCCACCGCATCGACCTCGCCCGCCACCTCGTCGGCGATTTTGCCGGCGTCTTCGCCGAGCTCGCCCACAGCGAGATGGCCGAGGCAGTCGACGACAATGTCTGGCTGCTGACGCGCTTCGCCGGCGGCGCTCGCGGCTGCCTCTCGGGCAACCGCTACTCCCCCAATATCGGCGACGGCACCGACCTCTACGGCACCGAGGGCACCATCCATATCGCCAGCGAGACGCTCAACCCGTTCAACGCCGCGCCGCTCGCCGTCTACACCGAGAAGAGCGCCAGGGACCTGCCCGACGTGCTGCGCGAGGCCCACTATCCCGACGCCTGGTGGAAGGGCTTCGACGGCGGCTGGATCACGGTGAAGCCGCCGCGCCGCAGCCCCTACGAGGCGCAGCTGAAGAGCTTCTGCGACGCCATCCGCGCCGGCCGCCCGGCCGACATCACCGGCCTCGACGGCCTCAAGGCGCAGGAGGTGGTGCAGGCCGCCTATCTCTCGATGCGCTCGGGCGGCTGGGTCGACCTGCCGTTGGCTGCCGACGCGCCCTTCATCGTCCCGACCTACGCATGA